A part of Phycisphaerae bacterium genomic DNA contains:
- a CDS encoding restriction endonuclease produces MAIPDYQSIMLPLLRLADDGNDHSLREAIEGLSNELELTEAERSELLPSGQQPKFDNRVHWARSYLTKAGLLEAPRRGHFRITDRGREVLSQKPVRIDVRFLDQFPEFVEFRSKHREREQGGDTSEGETLQTPGEMLESAYQRLREDLSAELLKSVKECTPSFFERLVIDVLVRMGYGGSRKEAGRAIGRSGDEGIDGIINEDRLGLDVIYVQAKRWHATIGRPEIQKFAGALQGHRARKGVFITTSDFTREAQEYVSRIDSKIVLIDGEQLAQFMIDHNVGVTPVTAYETKKIDSDYFIGD; encoded by the coding sequence GTGGCCATACCCGATTACCAGTCGATCATGCTTCCCTTGCTCAGACTCGCCGACGATGGAAACGATCATTCCTTACGAGAGGCGATTGAGGGCCTATCCAATGAGTTGGAACTTACGGAGGCGGAGAGAAGTGAACTCTTGCCAAGCGGGCAACAGCCGAAGTTTGACAATCGTGTTCATTGGGCGCGGTCCTACCTGACTAAGGCGGGGCTCCTGGAGGCCCCGCGTCGCGGGCATTTCCGGATAACTGATCGTGGCCGAGAAGTCCTGTCCCAGAAGCCAGTCAGAATAGATGTCAGGTTTCTCGATCAGTTCCCCGAGTTCGTGGAGTTCAGATCAAAGCACCGCGAACGTGAACAGGGCGGAGACACGTCCGAAGGAGAGACTCTACAGACCCCCGGCGAGATGCTCGAATCCGCATATCAGAGGCTACGCGAAGATCTGTCGGCTGAGCTCCTGAAATCCGTGAAGGAATGTACTCCTTCCTTCTTTGAGCGGCTCGTCATCGACGTCTTGGTCAGGATGGGCTACGGCGGTTCCCGAAAAGAAGCCGGCAGGGCCATCGGTCGAAGCGGGGACGAGGGGATAGACGGTATCATCAATGAAGACCGCTTGGGTCTCGATGTAATCTACGTTCAAGCCAAGCGATGGCATGCGACGATAGGCCGTCCGGAGATTCAGAAATTTGCTGGCGCTCTTCAAGGCCATCGTGCGAGGAAAGGGGTCTTTATTACAACCTCTGACTTCACTCGTGAGGCCCAGGAGTACGTTTCGAGGATCGATTCGAAGATCGTCCTCATCGACGGCGAGCAGTTGGCTCAGTTCATGATCGACCACAACGTCGGGGTCACTCCCGTAACAGCGTATGAAACCAAGAAGATCGACAGCGATTACTTCATAGGGGACTAG
- a CDS encoding STAS domain-containing protein has translation MAADTSRDGVAFDTESGVTVATLGSAEITTMPHAIDLLAPFEQEIQSHRPKKLLIDLRHVAFVSTTAINMLLVVLKRVRTYGGDVYLTNLNAAVRQVFETMRLTEIFQIYPDRQTSLDRITGQA, from the coding sequence GGGGTGGCGTTTGATACGGAAAGCGGCGTGACCGTGGCGACCCTGGGGTCCGCCGAAATCACCACCATGCCCCACGCCATTGACCTGCTCGCCCCCTTCGAGCAGGAAATCCAAAGCCACAGGCCCAAGAAACTCCTCATCGACCTGCGGCACGTCGCCTTCGTCTCCACCACCGCCATCAACATGCTCCTGGTCGTCCTGAAGCGCGTCCGAACCTACGGCGGCGACGTGTACCTGACCAACCTCAACGCCGCCGTTCGACAAGTCTTCGAAACCATGCGGCTCACCGAAATCTTCCAAATCTACCCCGACCGCCAAACCTCCCTCGACCGGATCACCGGCCAGGCGTAG